The sequence below is a genomic window from Prosthecobacter dejongeii.
TTTTCCACTCCACGCAACAAAGCACCACCCATTTTACCGCATCCGATCAGACCTAGTTTTAGCATGGCGCGATGGTGGCGGCAGCCTGCGTTTCACGCAAGGAAAGATCACGCCTTCCCCAGCAACAGCATGCGCAGGCCAAAAATGACCAGAACCGCGCCGAAAACTCGGCTGAGGGTCTCATTGCTCAGGGTCTTTAACCAGCCCGCTCCATAATAGGCAAAGAGGGAGGCCGAGAGGGCAGTAATGGCAGCCACCTTCCAGTTGACCCATTCACTGCGGGAGTTTTGCAGCGTGGCCATGAAAGCCGTGGGGATGATGATGGCCAAGCTGGTGGCCACGGCTTGTCTCTGCGGCATGTCCAGCAGGAGTAAAAAAGCTGGCACCGCGTCGGTCGCCCGTGCCACCAGCGTTGGCATACGACTGCGGCATGTCCAGCAGGAGTAAAAAAGCTGGCACCATCACCACACCGCCGCCGACTCCACACAGAGCCGCGACCACGCCACTGAGAATACCGATGCCGAGACAAATGAGGATTTCAGGAACAAGCATGAGAGCAAATCCGGGAAGATTTTTGATTGATGCAAAAGGATTGAATCCGTTATCCGTTGTAACGTCCAAACACACACGTAAAAAACTAGCCCATGAAACATCTCCTCGCCCTCCTTGCCGTCGCCGCTTTTTCCAGTCTGGCCCCTGCTGCAGAACCCCTGAATAAGGTCTGTCCCATTTCGGGTAAACCTGCGAATGCAGCCATCACCAGCAACTACAGCAAAACAGTGGCCGTCTGCTGTGACCGCTGCAAATCTCAATTCAATGCCACACCTAAGGCGTATCTCAGCAACATCCTCAGCGCCAATGGCGTGCAATGCCCGCTGAGCAAAAAGAAGGTGGATGCCTCCAAAACCGTGACCTACACACGCCAAGTCGCCTTTGCAGACACGGCGAGCAAAGCCACCTTCGATGCTGCTCCAGACAAGCACATCAAGGAAGTGCGCCAGTAATCCTCCTTTTCACATCTCCAAGCGGCAGGCTCAGTCCTGCCGCTTTTTTTGTGCATCCTACACAATCAGGGGCTCGACTCGCTCACGGATCAACTCGATGAGTGCTGGGTCCATGTATTCATAGTCGTCAGGAATATCCAGCACCTCAATCTGCAAGTCACTTACGACTTCGGGAAAGTCATCACGCAGTCGCTTTTTTTGCCAGTGCTCCATCACGCACACCACATCGGCCCAACGTAGCGACTTTTCACTCACCCGAGTTCGCGCAGATGAACTGACTCCGGCGGAGCGCACCTGGACCCGTGGATCGTTTTGATAAATGGCCTCCGCGGTGGGACTGCGCCAGAGATTACGAGAGCAGAGAAAGAGCAGCTTCACAGTTCAGCAACGTGCGAGTGATCATCCTCGACCACTGGCTTTTTCACATTCCGGCTCAGCAGGACGAAGAACACAGGGGTGAATAGCAGTCCGAAGAAGGTGACGCCAATCATGCCGTAGAACACGGCCGTTCCTAGAGCCTGGCGAATTTCTGCACCCGGACCTTTAGCAATGACCAGAGGAAGCACGCCCAAAATAAAGGCGAAGCTGGTCATGAGAATAGGGCGCAGACGCAACTTAGTCGCCTCCACAGCAGCAGCGAAGCGATCCATGCCAGCCTCTTGACGCTGGCGGGCGAACTCGACGATCAGAATGGCGTTTTTCGCCGCTAGACCGACGAGCACAACCAGCCCGATCTGGGTAAAGATGTTGTTATCCATCTGCCGAATCCACACGCCCACCAGGGCACTGAGGAGACACATGGGCACGATCAAAATCACCGCCAGAGGCAGACTCCAGCTTTCATACTGGGCAGCCAATACGAGAAAGACAAAGAGCACGCAGAGCGGGAACACAAACACGATGGTGTTACCGGCGAGGAGTTGCTGATAGGTGAGGTCCGTCCATTCGATGGCAAAACCATCCGGCAGCTTTTCTTTGGCCATCGCCTCCACCCGGCTAACCATCTCACCCGAGCTGACGGAGGGCAGGGTATTGCCATTCACATCCGCCGTGGTGTACATGTTATAGCGGGCCACACGGTCTGGACCGCCGATACGGTTCATTTTCACGAGGGCCCCCAGCGGCACCATTTCACCCTTTTGGTTACGCGTTTTCAGGCGCAGCACATCTTCAGGTCGTACGCGGTATTGGGGTTCAGCCATGGCCGTAACCTGATAAGTGCGGCCAAAGAGGTTGAAGTCATTCACATAGGCAGAGCCCATGTACACCTGCAGGGTCTCATTGATATCGGCCAGGGAAATGCCCATGTTTTTGGCGGCCTGGCGATCAATGTCGAGGTAGTACTGCGGCACATTGGAGCGGAAACCGGAGATCATGGAGGTGAAGCCTGGCTCAGTCCGGAGGGCATCCATGAGGGAGTTGGTCGCATTCTGAAGACCCGCCAGGCCTGTGTTGTTCAAGTCCTGAATCTGGAACTTGAAACCGCCTGCATTGCCGAGACCGCGCAGGGCTGGAGGCGGCAGCACGATGACACGCCCGGCCTGGATGCCAGCAAAGCGCTTTTTCATCTCATTGATGAGTGCATCCGAAGTCTGCTCCGGAGTGCGTTTGTCATGCGGTTCCAGGATAAGGAAGGCGGCACCGACGTTGCTCTGGTTCGCCTGGAGCACAGAGGAATAACCCGAGATGGCGAAGGTGTGGGCGATGCCTGGAGTCTCGCGGGCGATAACGTCCATTTCGCGCACCACGGCATCCGTGCGCTCAAACGAAGCCCCATCTGGAAGCTGCACCACCACGAGCATGTAGCCCATGTCCATGGTGGGAATGAACCCAGTGGGCGTGATCTTGAACAGGTGACCGGAAAGCCCGATGAGGCCTCCATAGGCCAAGAGCACGACGATGCCAATGCGGACCAGCTTGGCCACGATGCTGCCGAAGACATTCGAGAGGCCATTGAAAAACTTGTTAAACAACCGGAAGAACCAGCCGAAGAGCAGGTCAATCGTACGCTGCAGCATATCCGGCTTAGCTCCATGTGGAGGCAATAGCAGGGCCGTGAGAGCAGGACTGAGCGTGAGCGAGTTGAACGCTGAAATGATCGTAGAAGCCGCGATGGTCAGGGCGAACTGGCGATAAAATTCCCCCGTGATGCCACCAAGGAAAGCGGTGGGTACAAACACAGCAGTAAGTACCAGAGCCACGGCGACAACCGGCCCGGTCACTTCCTTCATGGCCAGCAGGGTGGCCTGCCGTGGGGAATGCCCTTTGGCAATGAAACGCTCCACGTTTTCCACCACGACAATGGCATCATCCACCACAATCCCGATGGCGAGCACGAGACCGAAGAGGGAAAGGTTATTCAGCGTGAAGCCAAACGCCTGCATCACCGCCATGGTGCCCACGAGGGACACAGGAACAGCCAGCAAGGGAATCAAAGAGGCTCGCCAGTTTTGCAGGAACACCACCACCACAAGAACCACCAGGATGATGGCCTCAACCAAAGTGTGGAGCACCGACTCCATGGAGGCACGAACGAAACGAGTCGGGTCATAGTTGATGCGATAGTCCACCCCTGGTGGAAAACGTTTTTTCAACTCTGCCATTTTGGCATACACGCCATCCGCTGTGTCCAGAGCATTGGTGCCCGGAAGCTGGAAGATACGCAGAGAGACGGCATTCTTACCATCCATGTAGCTCTTCACCGCATAATCACGGGCCCCCAGTTCGATGCGGGCGACATCGCTAACGCGGATGACTTGGCCATCGGCATTCGTCTTGATGACGATGTCACCAAATTCTTCGGCGGTGATCAGTCGGCCTTTGGTGGTGAGGGTATAATTAAAACTGGTGCCTTCAGGGGCGGGCATGGCACCGAGCTGCCCCGCAGCCACCTGGACGTTCTGCTCACGAATGGCCTTCAGCACATCGCCAGCCGTCAGGTCGCGTCCAGCGATCTTGTCTGGGTCCAGCCAAATGCGCATGGAGAAATCCAGCCCACCTAGAGTGGAGGCCTCCGCCACACCCGGCAGACGGGCGAGCTGATTCTGCACCTGCAGCAGGACGTAGTTGGAGAGGTAAATGACGTCACGCGAGTCATCCGGCGAAAAGAACTGCACGGCCAGGGTCAAGTCCGGCGAGCGCTTTTGCGCCTGCACGCCGAGACGGCGCACGTCCTCCGGCAGACGTGGCAGGGCCGCATTCACACGGTTTTGCACCAGCACCTGGGCCTGATCCAGATCGGTGCCCAGCTTGAAGGTCACTGTGAGGTTCATGCGCCCATCGTTCGTGCAGGACGAGGACAGGTAGAGCATGTTTTCCACCCCATTGACCTCCTGCTCCAGCGGTGTGGCGACGGTATCGGCAATGACCTGGGCATTGGCTCCAGGGTAAGTGGCACTCACCACCACGGTGGGCGGCACCACGTCGGGGTACTGGTTTACCGCGAGACCGAAATAAGATAGGCCACCCAGCAGGGTGATAACGATGCTGAGAACCGTGGCAAAAATCGGCCGGTCCACGAAAAAGCGGGAGATGTTCATGCGGCTTTATTTCGTGGCGGTTTGCAGCGGGGCGACTTTCATCTCGCGCTCTTCCTTCACCAAGACCATCGCTCCATTGCGGACGAGGGCCATGCCTTCCACCACCACCCGGTCATCTGGGGCGATGCCCGTTTTCACCACGCGCAGACCTTCATGCAGCGGCCCGATCTCAACCGGCACCTGCTTAGCGACTCCATCCGTGGAAATCACGAACAAGAACGGCTTTCCCTGATCGCTACCGATGGCGTTGTCATGCACCAGGAGAGCTTTGTATTTGCCACTGCCAGGAATGCGAACGCGCGCGAAAAAGCCGGGGGCCATGAGACCATCTGGGTTTGGAAACAGGGCACGGGAACGGATGACGCCCGTGCCGGGGTCAAGCCGATTGTCCACAAAATCAATCACCCCTTTATGAGGGTAACCCTGCTCATTGGCCAGGGCCATCTCGGCAGGGATGTTCTGGTCCAGGGCGCTGGCACGCTGCCCCAGGCGGCGAAGTTCGCGGTATTTTAGGGCGGACTGCTCATCCACATCCAAGTAGCAGTGAATGGGATCCACGGAGACGATGGTGGTCAGCACCGTGGCATTGGAATTGTTACTGCCGCCATTGATGAGGTTTCCCTGAGTGATGAGGACATCTCCCGTGCGCCCCGAAATGGGGGATTTAAGCTGGGTGAACTCTAAGTCTAGCTGCGCCTGCTGAAGCGTGGCCCGGGAAGAGCGAAGACTAGCCTCGGCCTCCGCCAGGGCTTGATTGCGCTGATCAATCTGCTCCACGGCGATGGCCTTGGATTCCATGAGCTCCTTGGCACGCTCGGCCTCCATTTTTGCCAATTGCACCCGTACCTGAGCGCGTTCCACATCGGCCTGGGTGCGGTCCACCACGGCCTGGTAAGGACGCGGATCAATGGTGAACAGCAGGTCACCAGCCTTGACGTCGCTACCTTCCCGAAAATGGATTTTTTCCAAGTAACCGGAAACGCGGGCACGGATTTCGACCGATTCGGGAGCATCCAGGCGGCCGATGAACTCGTCCCACTCCGTCAGTTCAGTTGCCAGAGGTTTAGCCACCGTGACCGGGGAAGGCGGCGGGGCTGCGGCGGTCTTTTGCTGAGAACGCTCACAGGAGGAAAGCGCAGCCAGCACCAGGCTGAGGGCAAGGAGTCTTTGCATTGGGGGGAGAATTACGACGCAGGAAAGGATTTTTCGCCGTGACCTGACTGGTTACGTCTGGGAACGGCAAATTCCACCCGCACTTTGGGAGCCTCCAATAGGCAAAGATATTCCGTAGCGATGAAAAAAAAAATCCACGGGAGACCAACATCCCCTGCTCAGGGGCGTGCAAACTTTCAGCGTCCCCCTTGCCACCCGGCTTTCGCGCGTCATATCATGGTCATCATTCATGAAACGTCTCTACCGCCACGCCCAAATCGCCTCCGAAGACTCCGCTCAACTGTTGCGCGGGGACGTTTTGGTGGACGGGGATCGCATCATCGGCGTGGCTGAGGAGATCACCGGAGTGATGGATGCCGAGGTCATTGACTGCACGGGCCGCATCCTTTTGCCCTCTCTTTTTGACATCCACGTCCACGCCCGTGAGCCGGGCCAGGAAGACAAAGAGAACATCGCCACCTGTGCCGAGGCTGCTATCAACGGCGGGGTGACGGGTTTTGTCATGATGCCGAACACTTCCCCCGCGATCGACAATGCCGGGGTCGTCCGAACCGTGTTGGAAACCGCACGCCGCACCCGCATCGGGGCCAGCATTTACACCTCCGGAGCCATCACCAAAGGGCGCAAGGGGGAGGAACTGGCAGGCATCGCCGGCATGAAGGCCGCCGGCTGTGTGATGCTGACAGATGATGGCTACGCCGTGGACAACCCGCAGGTGCTCCGCCGCGCCATGGAATACGCGCGGGACTTTGACATCCCCCTGGCCAGCCACTGCGAGGTGAAGGAACTCAGCGGCAAAGGCAGCATGCATGAGGGAAAAATCAGCTACGCCCTGGGCCTGCAAGGCATCCCCAGCATCAGCGAAGAGATCTGCATCTCCCGGGACATCCGGCTGGCGGAATACACGGGGGTGCATCTGAACATCCAACATGTCACGACTGCTGAAGGCATGGGCACCATCAAACGCGCCAAGGACCGGGGCATCCGCGTCACCTGCGAGATCGCGCCCCACCATCTCATGTTCAGTCATGAGGACATCGGCGACTATGACACGCATTACAAAATGAACCCACCACTGCGCACGAAGGAAGACAATGCGCTGCTGCTGCAAGGGCTCAAAGATGGGTGGTTCGACGTCATCGCTACTGACCACGCGCCACACACGCCGTTTGAAAAGAACCAAGCCTTCGCTAGCGCCCCCTTCGGCATCACTGGCCTGGAGACGGCCCTGCCGAGCCTCTATGATTGTTTCATCTCCAAAGGCATCCTGGACTGGGGCCTCATCGTCAAACGCTACTCTGCTGAGCCGCGCCGCCTGATGAAACTGGAGCCTGTGCCTGTGAAAGAAGGCGGCATCGCCGATTTCATCCTTTTTAATCCGGAGCGCACGACCACCTTTACTCCTGAGTTCATGAAGTCGAAGAGCATCAACACACCGTTCTTGAACAAGACGCTGAAGGGACTGGTGGAGCGGGTGATCTATCGCGGCGAGGAATTGCTGGCGCGGTAATTTAAGGCTGGCTCCACCCTGTCATTCCAGTGACTGGCAACAGTGGAGCCGCTGCAGCTTTCCATTCGACCGTCCCGGCTTTCTGGAACAAATCCCAAATGGCTTTCTTGCTATGAGGATCGGCGATGCTTCCGGGCGCATTACGCCAAAGGCCCAAACGCAGACCGCCCTCCTGCGCGTGATCCACATGGCGGTGGTAGATGAAGGCATCCACCGTGGGCAGCGTGAGACATTTTTCCCAAGCGTAGGCGTAGGCAGCAGCCTGAAGTTTTTCCCCTTCCGGGATGAGTAGGGTGTGAAAACCCTGCTCTGACAAGATGATGCGGCGAGGCTGCCCCTGATAGAGCAACTCTTTTTGTTCCAGATGCTTCGGTAGGACTTGGAGATTTTTAAAAGTCACTTTTGGCGTGGTATCATCGTTGGTTACGCTCTTGTCGGCCCAGGCTCGAGGATTCCCCAGATCCTCCGGGTACGGATGCCAAGCGACGTGCCAGTCCAGGTCTCCACGCTCACGCACAAGACGGGCAAAGGTGTCCAGGTAATCGCGACCAGGAGTGGCCTCCTCTGCGCTGATGCCATGCATGGAAGCGGCCCAGTGATGATCGAAGGAAATGTAGAGACGTGCATGGGCAGAGGCGGTGCGAACGGCCTGATGGACGATGCGAAAGGCGTTTTCATACTCGCTGGCCGCTTTCTCCAAGGGCATCTTGCCGAGGTTGTACCAGAGCCAGTGAGAATTGACCTCATTTCCCACGATCCAGCCCCACACGCGGCCATGCTGAGGCTGGTTCCCCGACCAGCGGGCCGCTAGGAATTCCGTCACTGCGCGGAGCAAGAGTCGGCCTTCAGGAGTTACGCTGTTAAAGGCGCCCACGCTGTATTTGTAGTCGGCACGCGCCTGGGGATGAATGACCAAGGCATCGCGTACAGGTTCCTTAGAAGGGTAAGCGATGAGAATGAGGTAAACCGCGACGCCTTTGTCAGACAGGGGTTTGATCTGACGATCCAGACTGGCCAGATAACTGGCGTTAAAAGCAAAGGTTTGGCCCTCCACCGTGTGGGTGGGATTACCCGGTTTCTTCGCTAGGTCCGGCAGGGCGGTAAGGTTGATATTAATACCCGCATGGTGAATGCCTAGATCGAGAGCATCTGGCACCATCTGCACCTGAAGACCTTTGATGCTGGCAGGTTTAGGGAAAGGCTCCGTATTCGGCGCAGCGAATACAGGCCATGAGAACAAGAAGACAATGAAAAAGCGTAGCATGAAGAGTCGCATTTAACGCTGGTCAAAGCTGCTTTATAGCGGTGACAACCACTCAGAAGGAGAAACACACTGCGAGAGCGCTTCTCTCCCTCCTCAAACAACCATCTTCAACGACGACGGCGGAAAGCCATCCACATACAGCCAACCAAGATCAGCATCGCACGTCCGGGTTCAGGCACGAGGATCATGGTGGAAATGACCAAGACACCATGACTGTTGAAGAGGCCCGTATCCCAGCGCAGTTCCGGATAGGCTGAAAGGTCTGGCAGGTCGAGGTCGCCATTGTCATCACCATTTCCGACGAGGTAACGGTTGGACCCAGAATTGAAGGAACCCCAGTCTGACACGCCAAACCAGTCTAACAAATTATAAACATGGCCAGCCTGTGGTGAGAAGCCAGTCACCGTAGAGCTGATTTCGATCCGCCCGCCATTCCAAGTTAAGTCTCCACCGATTTCGAGATGGTCATGCGCCACAGAGGAAATCCCGGTACCAGGCTGCCCAAAGTAGTCAGGGAAAGCATTCGAGGAGGGATTAAACAGCGGCAGAACGGAGATGTAGTCTTCGTATTCAAAACCACCGATCATGAAGTTACCGGCAGAGAGTTCAGCATCCACCAGAGAAGGTGCCATGAGCTGCATCGAAAGAATCGCCCCAGGATTGAACACCATGTTGCCGCCGTTGCTATCTCCAATGAACAAGGTACCACGAGCCGCACCGACGACATCCAGAATCGCATCTCCAGGAGCTAGCCTGCCATTCATGGTCAAGCCGCCTCTGACATGGCCAGATCCACTCAGCGTGGCCCCCGCCAGGACCGTGGTCATCCCTGTGCCCGTGCTGCCCGCGACCCGGCCGATGGTATCGGTGGTGGCAGTAAATACAGCCGTGCTACCCTGACTCACAAAGTCCCACTGACCCGTCCCCCCCTGCCCCACTTGCAGAGCTCCGGCGGAGACAGTGGTCGTTCCCGTATAGTCATTGAAGATGGTCAGGGTAGCCGCTCCGGTGCCTTGCTTATCCAAGCTCAATGAACCCGGTGTGGCCGCACTGTTTTCATACTGAGCGGAAGGCACTCCATCCCGGAAATAGACATCCCAAGACGTGTTGCCGTTTTGCACAATGCTAAGAGTGCCAGGAGTCACGGAAGCATTTTCAACAATGGCCGAACTGTTCCCCACAGGGGTGAAGTTCGCCGTACCTGTAGCACCATGCAGCGTGCCAGAGGCAGCATCCACATTGGCATTGATCGCAGCCAGGTCTGCGGTGGTCTGCCGTGTAGGGTCCCAGGTTGGACTCGTGAAAGAATACAATCCTGAGGTGCTGACACCATCATTGGAAATTAATCCCCCGATCGTCACGCCCTGACCACCCACTTGGAGAGTGCTCAAATTCCGCATTTCCACCATATTCGCTGAAGTCAGCGCTGTGGAAGAACCCATGCGGAGAATCTCATTGTCATCACGATCAAAGTTATTGGTGCCCACCCCTTGCTCTCCGCCGACGGTGACTTTGCCTGTGAAAGCGCTGTTATTTCCACTCAAAAAGTAAGTCACAAACTGGTCATAAGGATCATTGTTCGCCGAGCCATCTTCTGAATTTTCCAGCATCAAATTATTTGAACCACTGAGGTTACCCCGGAAATTCATGAGAACGTGCTGCTGATGCCCCACCACAGCTGCATTGTAGGCCGTGGAGTCTTCATAGTAGAAACGCACGTGGTTGGCAGAAAGGGCGCCACCTCCACCCGTGCTGCCAGAGCCCAGATAAATATCACCTGTGAACTCCAAGGTGGATTCAGAAGCATAGCTGCCACCGATGCGGACCTCTTGCTTGATGTTGTCACGCACCTGGATGTCACGAGGGATGAGATAGGTCTGGCGGCCACTGTCCACTGCTGTATCCGAATTCCCATAGCGGGACTGCACACGATATTGCAGGGCTGTGGTGGAGACCCCGGATGGATCACCTAACAAGATGTTTCCCGTGCTTTCAAGAGATGCCCCTGGATACATCAATTGCAGAGTCAGCCCTTCGCGGATGTCCAGGTCCCCAGTCCACTCGGTAAGGCTATTGTAAAAGTAAAGCGAGCCAGCACCCGTCTTCACGATATTCCCTGAGCCAACCAATCCGCCTTCATTGGGATTGATATAGACTTCCCGGTTACCCGTGCTGCTGCCGGGGAGCAGAGCGTTTTGAGTGTGAATGTTCAGATCCCCAACGACGTTGTAAAAACCGTCGAGAACCACTTGGCGGCGCGTGGTGTGGGCCAGGAAGATCTGATCTCCGGCTTGTTCGCCAAACTGCATCCATTCACGATAACGCACCTGATCCGTGCCCGCTGCTCCACCTTCTTGAGGTGAGAATTCCAGCGTCACGTTATTCTTTACGATGGTGCCATCTGTCCATGAATCCGTGCTGCCGAAAGGCGTGTGTTGCGTGTTGTTGGCCCCACCGCCCTGGAGATCCACACGCAGAGAGTTGATGCCATCGCCCAAGATAGTCAGTCCAGTGTAGGTATTCGCCACGCCAACCAGATTCGCTCCATCTGTACGTGAGCCAAACTGCACAGTCCCGGCACCCTCGATGCGAAGCCCGCCACTGTTAGGGTTCCCAGAAAGGCTAGCCACGGGATTGTTTTCCGATGAAATGATCCCACGTAGTACCAGGATCTTATCCTCATTTTCGACATTCAACGTGCCATCCCCACTGCCCAAAGTGATGTTAGCTGCATAGGTATCCGTATTCGCACCCGTAAGTTTAACCGTGCCGCCATTTAACTGGAGTGCTCCCGTGCCTAGTCGGCTGATGCCATCCATCGCTAGCGTTGAGGCACCCGTGACGTATGTGGCCCCGGTGTATGTATTGGAACCG
It includes:
- a CDS encoding sulfite exporter TauE/SafE family protein; the protein is MPQRQAVATSLAIIIPTAFMATLQNSRSEWVNWKVAAITALSASLFAYYGAGWLKTLSNETLSRVFGAVLVIFGLRMLLLGKA
- a CDS encoding protein tyrosine phosphatase, translating into MKLLFLCSRNLWRSPTAEAIYQNDPRVQVRSAGVSSSARTRVSEKSLRWADVVCVMEHWQKKRLRDDFPEVVSDLQIEVLDIPDDYEYMDPALIELIRERVEPLIV
- a CDS encoding efflux RND transporter permease subunit — its product is MNISRFFVDRPIFATVLSIVITLLGGLSYFGLAVNQYPDVVPPTVVVSATYPGANAQVIADTVATPLEQEVNGVENMLYLSSSCTNDGRMNLTVTFKLGTDLDQAQVLVQNRVNAALPRLPEDVRRLGVQAQKRSPDLTLAVQFFSPDDSRDVIYLSNYVLLQVQNQLARLPGVAEASTLGGLDFSMRIWLDPDKIAGRDLTAGDVLKAIREQNVQVAAGQLGAMPAPEGTSFNYTLTTKGRLITAEEFGDIVIKTNADGQVIRVSDVARIELGARDYAVKSYMDGKNAVSLRIFQLPGTNALDTADGVYAKMAELKKRFPPGVDYRINYDPTRFVRASMESVLHTLVEAIILVVLVVVVFLQNWRASLIPLLAVPVSLVGTMAVMQAFGFTLNNLSLFGLVLAIGIVVDDAIVVVENVERFIAKGHSPRQATLLAMKEVTGPVVAVALVLTAVFVPTAFLGGITGEFYRQFALTIAASTIISAFNSLTLSPALTALLLPPHGAKPDMLQRTIDLLFGWFFRLFNKFFNGLSNVFGSIVAKLVRIGIVVLLAYGGLIGLSGHLFKITPTGFIPTMDMGYMLVVVQLPDGASFERTDAVVREMDVIARETPGIAHTFAISGYSSVLQANQSNVGAAFLILEPHDKRTPEQTSDALINEMKKRFAGIQAGRVIVLPPPALRGLGNAGGFKFQIQDLNNTGLAGLQNATNSLMDALRTEPGFTSMISGFRSNVPQYYLDIDRQAAKNMGISLADINETLQVYMGSAYVNDFNLFGRTYQVTAMAEPQYRVRPEDVLRLKTRNQKGEMVPLGALVKMNRIGGPDRVARYNMYTTADVNGNTLPSVSSGEMVSRVEAMAKEKLPDGFAIEWTDLTYQQLLAGNTIVFVFPLCVLFVFLVLAAQYESWSLPLAVILIVPMCLLSALVGVWIRQMDNNIFTQIGLVVLVGLAAKNAILIVEFARQRQEAGMDRFAAAVEATKLRLRPILMTSFAFILGVLPLVIAKGPGAEIRQALGTAVFYGMIGVTFFGLLFTPVFFVLLSRNVKKPVVEDDHSHVAEL
- a CDS encoding efflux RND transporter periplasmic adaptor subunit, which produces MQRLLALSLVLAALSSCERSQQKTAAAPPPSPVTVAKPLATELTEWDEFIGRLDAPESVEIRARVSGYLEKIHFREGSDVKAGDLLFTIDPRPYQAVVDRTQADVERAQVRVQLAKMEAERAKELMESKAIAVEQIDQRNQALAEAEASLRSSRATLQQAQLDLEFTQLKSPISGRTGDVLITQGNLINGGSNNSNATVLTTIVSVDPIHCYLDVDEQSALKYRELRRLGQRASALDQNIPAEMALANEQGYPHKGVIDFVDNRLDPGTGVIRSRALFPNPDGLMAPGFFARVRIPGSGKYKALLVHDNAIGSDQGKPFLFVISTDGVAKQVPVEIGPLHEGLRVVKTGIAPDDRVVVEGMALVRNGAMVLVKEEREMKVAPLQTATK
- a CDS encoding dihydroorotase, whose translation is MKRLYRHAQIASEDSAQLLRGDVLVDGDRIIGVAEEITGVMDAEVIDCTGRILLPSLFDIHVHAREPGQEDKENIATCAEAAINGGVTGFVMMPNTSPAIDNAGVVRTVLETARRTRIGASIYTSGAITKGRKGEELAGIAGMKAAGCVMLTDDGYAVDNPQVLRRAMEYARDFDIPLASHCEVKELSGKGSMHEGKISYALGLQGIPSISEEICISRDIRLAEYTGVHLNIQHVTTAEGMGTIKRAKDRGIRVTCEIAPHHLMFSHEDIGDYDTHYKMNPPLRTKEDNALLLQGLKDGWFDVIATDHAPHTPFEKNQAFASAPFGITGLETALPSLYDCFISKGILDWGLIVKRYSAEPRRLMKLEPVPVKEGGIADFILFNPERTTTFTPEFMKSKSINTPFLNKTLKGLVERVIYRGEELLAR
- a CDS encoding DUF5722 domain-containing protein, with translation MLRFFIVFLFSWPVFAAPNTEPFPKPASIKGLQVQMVPDALDLGIHHAGININLTALPDLAKKPGNPTHTVEGQTFAFNASYLASLDRQIKPLSDKGVAVYLILIAYPSKEPVRDALVIHPQARADYKYSVGAFNSVTPEGRLLLRAVTEFLAARWSGNQPQHGRVWGWIVGNEVNSHWLWYNLGKMPLEKAASEYENAFRIVHQAVRTASAHARLYISFDHHWAASMHGISAEEATPGRDYLDTFARLVRERGDLDWHVAWHPYPEDLGNPRAWADKSVTNDDTTPKVTFKNLQVLPKHLEQKELLYQGQPRRIILSEQGFHTLLIPEGEKLQAAAYAYAWEKCLTLPTVDAFIYHRHVDHAQEGGLRLGLWRNAPGSIADPHSKKAIWDLFQKAGTVEWKAAAAPLLPVTGMTGWSQP